ACTCGTGGCGCAAGAAGTACGGCGTCCGCGGCGCTTGCGACCGACGCCGTACTTCTTGCGCCACGAGTAGTACGTGACCGGCGTGACGCCGAACTGCTTCTTCACCGCTTCGGCAGTGAGACCGCCGCTGGCGGCCGCCTCGAGAATTTTCTTGCGCTCGGCTTCCGAGTAGCGTGTCCGC
The window above is part of the Candidatus Eisenbacteria bacterium genome. Proteins encoded here:
- a CDS encoding transposase — protein: MAARKKRTRYSEAERKKILEAAASGGLTAEAVKKQFGVTPVTYYSWRKKYGVGRKRRGRRTSCATS